The sequence TTTCGCTTCAAATGATTTTATTTGTTCAGCGATAGTCATCTGATTATCCTTTTTAGTTATTGATGCTGAAACGCCAGCTGTAAATGTTTTTGATTTGATTAAAGTTGTTTGCCTTTTGCCGAACGCGGCAGGCGATTTGAATAGTGATTTTACGGTTTGAATGCTACAGTCTGAATTGGCCGGAATTGTCACAGCAGAGAGTTCAAACCACCGCCATTTCGTGAAATGAACTCCGCCGTCGTCGATAAAAGCATATTCAAGTGGTTTAAATCCAATCGAAAGTCCTTTTACCAGACCTGATTTTATCGACTCCCAGGCTTCTTCAAGTCTTGCTGCTAACCGTGATGGTGATGACACTTTGATCAATTTTGCTTTGACTTCAATGCCATTTTTCGTAACTTTTGCCTCTATTACTTCGCCAATCGGTTCATCTTGATTGTGTTGCCACAGAAGAGGGATTGGCAGTGTAAATATTCCACCGTCTGGATTAACGATATCTCCATCAGAGTCAGTCGAGGGTGTAGTCGCTGTACCGTGAATTTCTCGCTTTTCTTCATTAACGGATTTGATCGTCAGCAAACTATAGGAACGTTTTTCTTGCATAACGACTCCATAAAAAAACCCGCTTATGCGGGGTTATTGATTGTGATAAGATGTAATTAGATAAAGTAAACTTTGTATTCTTTTTTGGCAGGTTCTGGATTCAATGCCATCAGTGAAACAGCATTAAACAGCGCCATTAGTGGGTCAATCTTCGATCTGCCACTGGCCTGTTTTGTGATTAATATTGCATTTCCTTTTGGTTCAATGCGGGCATTACTTACACACCAGTTCATAAGGGGTTGTTCAGCGTGAATAAGCACATTTTCCGCTAATTTTCGTTCTGTCGTCTGAATTGCACCACCTAAACGCCAACCTTGTGATATGCCGACAATACTTTCCTGATCAATTCCTCGCTGAACGATTTCATCAAGTAGTCCGCCAATTCCTGCTGGATCGACACCGATTTTATCTAGCAAGCCTAACTGATGAACATGTTCTACAATATTAGCTAGTGCGCGAGTATCATCACCAACGTGTTTTACTAACGTAAAATCACCATCTTTTTCGAAATCAAGCAGTTTAGATGCTTCACTTTTACGTCGTTCAATAACGGAAGTATGTCCCCAGGCATATGACCATGCCATCCATTTGCGGGTTTCTTTGCAACGACCTACAACTGACAATCCCAGCAAGTCATCTAGACCACCACCATCAATCCCAATGGTTACTACCTCAGATCGTTCTAGTAAAGTATCTAGTGTTAATACCCCGTCAGCCTGTTGTGCCCAAAAATCCGCCCCAGCCCAACGATCTGAACGTAATGCCAATCCAATTTCTACATTAGCATGTTTAGCCAAAAACCCACGAAATGATGCTTCGCCACTTTCTTTGGCTTTTCTAAATTCACGAAACAGAAACGATTCATCAACCGAATAACCCAGATTAGGATTAACCATTGCTAGATTTTCAGCTAGTAAATGTTCTCCACTTTTTACCATCTCAGGTGGATGTTCAAAGATGACAGGCAGAAAATGCGGATCGTCAATTTTTCCGTCTCTAACGTCACGCGCATACTGTAATTTCTGTTTAAATACACCTGATGGAGGTTCATTCGATTGTGTTGTAGTGTAAATCACAAATCCTTCAGGACGTGAAGCCAGCCCGCCTATCGCTTCTCGCAACATGTCTTCTGCATTAACTTGTTTACCAAACAACCACAATTCATCAATCAATGTTCCAACAGATTTTATACCTGAAACAGTATTAGGATCTGCGGCAACTACTTTTAGCGTAGTATTAGAGTTACGATGCGTAATCGTTCGAATATGAGTTTGAACTTGAAGTAAATCGTCCAGTTCATCTTCATGCCTAACCATATCTCTTGCAGGATTAAATGCATTATTAGCCACTTCAACTGTCGGCGCAATAATCGTATAACCAGCAGCCTGACGCCAGTTAAGAAGTAATGCTGTCATCATAATGCCAGCTGCTAGCGTTGATTTTGAATTTTTTTTCGGGATTAAAATGAATACTTCAGTTATATGACGACGACCTGTTTTAACATCGTAAGAGCCAAACAAAGCAGCAACCAGATCAAAAACCCACTGAGCGCAGGATTCACCAAATGTTGGACTACCGGGTGCATCAACAATCTTGAGTTGTTTAAAAATATTTAATGCCTGTTCAGCCTGATCAGGATAAATCGGGGGTGGAATAATAGATTGCCCACTCTTTATTCTATCTGCCCAATCATGACAAGCTGTTGACCAATTAACCATAATTATTTCTTATTATTTACAACTAACTTTGGAGTGGGTAAAGGTGAAAATCTGTTTGTATTCTTTGCTTTTTCTGATTTTTCCTGTTTTTTCCCTGACTCTCCCAATTTTTTATATAAATAAGGAGCTAATTTAGCAGCTGCATCTAATGCCAACTTTGGATCACTATTTATATTTTTTAGCATGATGGTTTTCATTACATAAATAGGATCTTCAATATTTTTATCTGTAGAAGTAGTAGTATCAGTTGGATTGATTGCGTCATCTTCTAGCATTCTTAGATATTTAAGTACGCATGGATCACTAGCTAATAAGCTACCTCTCGTTTTTGCAGCTTTTTCACTATAGCCAGCGCAAATTGCAGCTTCTTGCTGATTTTTGCCCGCATAGATTGCTTCAGCAAATTTCTTCTTTTTTGTTGTTAACATATTAATTTCACATAGTTTACATTTTTAATTATGAAATTTTTTCTGTGAATGAGTGGACGTGAGGTTTCGAAAAGTGGGGCGCTTTTCCTTTCTGCCTCCCCCCCTGCTTTGCATAAGGAAAGACGTTACTTAATGTCTTCTTTTGTTTTGTTTTTGTGACATCCATCCTCACCATTGCACAAAATTTGAACGTTATCTATTGTATCTGCGCCGCCTTTAAATAGCGGGATGACATGATCAAGTTCAAACCCTGATGGGTAATCTACAAGACGACCACACACTGCACAGTGTGGGTTATCTTTCCACACTTCAAATCGGCGTTTTTGTAATTGATAACCTGTAATGCGGCGATTACTTATGTGATGAGGTTTGATTGCTGTGGTATTTAATGTCATCACTCTTGGTTTTAACATATTAAGTTTCATATCGGTTCACTTAATCTGCTGACCGACAAATGTAATCTTTTAAATATATATCAGGAGCATCAATTATCATCTCATCGGTTACAATGAAAGATGCAGTAACGCGTGGAATTTGATGCGGTTTACTCTCTACAATCGTCGATTCCAGATTAGCGAGTATCTTTCCCTTAACGGTAAGCGCATAGCCTTTAAACACACCCCTAATAAACAGTTTTGATAATTTTATCGATGTCTCTTTTTCATCGTTTATTTGATTATCTCTCACTTTTTCAAGCGCTGCGCGAACGCCAATATTACTAGCCTCTTGTACTGCCATTTGCAAACTGGCTGGATATGTTTTCTCTTCGTTAATTGACCCCATTTGTTTCATCAAATTAGCAATACGTTCCAAGCGATCTGCTAATTTAATGAAATCACTCTCATCAGCCTTTATTCTTACTATAATTTCTGGTGCATTCTTTTCAGACATAGCTCACCTATTTCAAATTAATGTTTATGTTTAGCTGCACTCTTCGCCCATCGTTTAGCCTGATTGAGACAATCTTCTAGCATCTTGCCTCGTCTGCTTGCTGGCTGTTTGCGGTAGTACCGGATAGCTTCATTTGTTGCTGTTGCTGCTATCGATGAAGAAAAGCCGAGCTTCATTAACTCGGCCTTGACATTGATTTCGATGAATTGTTCGGGGGTCATCCTTCTATCCTCCTGCTACCCCCACCAATTAAATCAAGGGGTATTTGAGATAACTCCATTACTGTTTTTTCAGCTTTTTTAAGAATGGGTAAATCATCTTGACGCTTGCGTAATCTTCTCCCTGCATCAGACGAATCTTCATCAGACGCTTTTCGGGCGGTAGCCACAATGTTTTGTAATTGTTCAATAGTAAAAGCTAATCCTTTATTTTCTTCTAAATCGGTCATGTAGTCATAGACTTTGGCTTGTAACTCATAGCTATAGCTCATTGCCATCAGACAGGCTTCACGCTTAGGGAAGTGATAACAAGGAAGGTCACGACCCGTGCTGTCTTTGTACTGAGCAAAAAATTTTGCTGAGTACTCACCTAACACTTTCGGTACTTTTGTAAGAAAGCTTCGATGTTGTAATTGTCTGTATTTCTCACACGGAAAAGCCAAACCTTGACTTTTTGCTTTTGATTCACGTTCAGCATTAATGTAATCCACCATTTCCAGACTGGTCATTGTTGGCATTTCTGTTACTAAAAAATTGTCATTTTTAGTTGTTACTGCTTTCATCGTACTTTTCCTTATAGAAAATCGAACCTGCTCACACAGAAAAGCCGCCCACAGAAAAAGCACCATTTTTAAACGGCAATTCTCAGGCTCGACTTTCTGTAAGGTTCTGTGTTTGATTAATGCGCGGTGAGGGCGCGTTGAAATAAGAGGACTCCTTAGCGCCAAGGAGTCCCTAATGATTTAAAAAATTTGTTCAAGTATTAAGTTCGGGACAAAATTGTCCTGCGGTGGTTGTAAATAATGATGGATCTTCCCATGGTGTATCAGGGCCAGAACTTGTTGCTATTCATTAAGTCAGTTAACAGGCTATATAACAGAAATAAAAATGAGTTTAGTACTGAAATGACCCAGGTGGTCAACTTGACCTCTTGTAATAAAAACAATGAGTTAAATGGTTTTATTGACACTGTGTTTTGATGTACTGCTGTAAATATTTCGTCTGCTTTTCGTTCTCGACTATCATCTCTCTGAGATGGAAATAATCTTGTCGAGCTGCTGTGCTAAGTTGTGGGGTGGTTTCATCATATCGGCTCTGGGCGGTAGTGGTTTTGGGTGCACGACACACGGCGTTGACGCGCAACCGCTTAGCACCAGCACGAACAGCATCATGCAGCTTAGCAATTTCAGCTTTGGCATTATTGAGTTCCTCGGTGTGTTCAATATCGAGTTGGTGCAAGGCATCTATCTTCTGCTGCTGCAATTTCACGGCTTCGAGTTGAGCCTGATATTGCTGTTTTAGCGTTTGGTAGTTTTGCTTGACGGCTCGGTAACGGCTGTTGAGAAAAACGAGTGATAAAACCAATCCAACAATCATCACTACGATAAATGCGTAAGGTCGCCATAACATATTACACTCTCTATTTCTCGACGGGTCATTAAGCCCCGTGATTGCACTTTAATGTGTCG is a genomic window of Arsenophonus apicola containing:
- a CDS encoding HNH endonuclease — protein: MKLNMLKPRVMTLNTTAIKPHHISNRRITGYQLQKRRFEVWKDNPHCAVCGRLVDYPSGFELDHVIPLFKGGADTIDNVQILCNGEDGCHKNKTKEDIK
- a CDS encoding lysis protein produces the protein MLWRPYAFIVVMIVGLVLSLVFLNSRYRAVKQNYQTLKQQYQAQLEAVKLQQQKIDALHQLDIEHTEELNNAKAEIAKLHDAVRAGAKRLRVNAVCRAPKTTTAQSRYDETTPQLSTAARQDYFHLREMIVENEKQTKYLQQYIKTQCQ
- a CDS encoding terminase large subunit is translated as MMVNWSTACHDWADRIKSGQSIIPPPIYPDQAEQALNIFKQLKIVDAPGSPTFGESCAQWVFDLVAALFGSYDVKTGRRHITEVFILIPKKNSKSTLAAGIMMTALLLNWRQAAGYTIIAPTVEVANNAFNPARDMVRHEDELDDLLQVQTHIRTITHRNSNTTLKVVAADPNTVSGIKSVGTLIDELWLFGKQVNAEDMLREAIGGLASRPEGFVIYTTTQSNEPPSGVFKQKLQYARDVRDGKIDDPHFLPVIFEHPPEMVKSGEHLLAENLAMVNPNLGYSVDESFLFREFRKAKESGEASFRGFLAKHANVEIGLALRSDRWAGADFWAQQADGVLTLDTLLERSEVVTIGIDGGGLDDLLGLSVVGRCKETRKWMAWSYAWGHTSVIERRKSEASKLLDFEKDGDFTLVKHVGDDTRALANIVEHVHQLGLLDKIGVDPAGIGGLLDEIVQRGIDQESIVGISQGWRLGGAIQTTERKLAENVLIHAEQPLMNWCVSNARIEPKGNAILITKQASGRSKIDPLMALFNAVSLMALNPEPAKKEYKVYFI
- a CDS encoding Rha family transcriptional regulator yields the protein MKAVTTKNDNFLVTEMPTMTSLEMVDYINAERESKAKSQGLAFPCEKYRQLQHRSFLTKVPKVLGEYSAKFFAQYKDSTGRDLPCYHFPKREACLMAMSYSYELQAKVYDYMTDLEENKGLAFTIEQLQNIVATARKASDEDSSDAGRRLRKRQDDLPILKKAEKTVMELSQIPLDLIGGGSRRIEG
- a CDS encoding terminase small subunit, producing MLTTKKKKFAEAIYAGKNQQEAAICAGYSEKAAKTRGSLLASDPCVLKYLRMLEDDAINPTDTTTSTDKNIEDPIYVMKTIMLKNINSDPKLALDAAAKLAPYLYKKLGESGKKQEKSEKAKNTNRFSPLPTPKLVVNNKK